A window from Kovacikia minuta CCNUW1 encodes these proteins:
- the apbC gene encoding iron-sulfur cluster carrier protein ApbC, translated as MLKILDTSSVIEVLKPVQDPELRKSLVELNMIRNVKIEDGNVSFTLVLTTPACPLRQFIVEDCERAIKTLPGVKRIDVEVTAETPQQKSVPDRTGVPGIKNIVAISSGKGGVGKSTVAVNVAVALAQTGAKVGLLDADIYGPNAPTMLGLAEAQVAVQQGPQGEILEPVFNHGVKLVSMGFLIDKDQPVIWRGPMLNGIIRQFLYQVNWGELDYLIVDMPPGTGDAQLTMAQAVPMAGAVIVTTPQTVALLDSRRGLKMFQQLGVPVLGIVENMSYFIPPDLPDRHYDIFGSAGGEKTAQELQVPLLGCIPLEISLRQGGDRGLPIVLSDPESASAKALTAIAQQVAAKVSIAALG; from the coding sequence ATGCTCAAAATTCTCGATACCAGTTCTGTGATTGAAGTTCTCAAACCAGTTCAAGATCCCGAACTTCGCAAGAGTTTGGTTGAACTGAACATGATTCGCAATGTCAAGATTGAGGACGGCAATGTGAGCTTTACCCTGGTGCTAACCACGCCCGCCTGCCCTTTGCGGCAGTTCATTGTGGAAGATTGTGAGCGTGCGATTAAAACCTTGCCTGGGGTAAAGCGGATTGATGTGGAAGTTACAGCGGAAACTCCCCAACAAAAATCTGTTCCCGATCGCACCGGCGTTCCTGGCATCAAAAACATTGTGGCGATTTCCAGCGGCAAAGGTGGGGTTGGCAAAAGTACGGTTGCCGTTAATGTTGCGGTTGCCTTGGCGCAGACAGGCGCGAAAGTGGGGTTGCTCGATGCCGATATTTATGGACCGAATGCGCCCACAATGCTGGGGTTAGCAGAAGCCCAGGTAGCCGTGCAGCAGGGTCCCCAGGGAGAAATTCTAGAACCAGTGTTTAACCACGGGGTGAAGCTGGTTTCAATGGGCTTTTTAATTGACAAAGATCAGCCCGTTATCTGGCGGGGACCAATGCTGAATGGGATTATTCGCCAGTTTCTCTACCAGGTCAACTGGGGCGAGTTGGATTATCTGATTGTCGATATGCCGCCAGGAACAGGAGATGCCCAATTGACCATGGCTCAGGCGGTGCCGATGGCAGGTGCGGTGATCGTCACCACACCACAAACCGTTGCTTTGTTAGACTCCCGGCGAGGCTTGAAAATGTTTCAGCAGCTTGGGGTACCTGTGTTGGGAATCGTGGAAAATATGAGCTACTTCATCCCTCCCGATTTGCCCGATCGCCACTACGACATCTTTGGTTCTGCTGGTGGCGAAAAAACCGCCCAGGAACTCCAGGTGCCTCTTTTAGGCTGTATTCCCCTGGAAATTTCCCTGCGTCAGGGTGGCGATCGTGGCTTACCGATCGTCCTTTCTGACCCTGAATCTGCCTCTGCTAAAGCTTTGACTGCAATTGCCCAACAGGTTGCCGCCAAGGTATCGATCGCAGCGTTAGGATAA
- a CDS encoding SRPBCC family protein: MFGLASRLIYRKRRWFQCSLARTYQALSSASVDDLWQKVTDLADVSWHPILASTNVPRGLVVKPGLIYQGFTRLIPIPIQIFVERVRPGELLSIRILVMPGLEEQVTYQVKSTVCGACVSYSVTVRGWLSPLFWSLIRPFAERVASDLVEAAEQAVSGNLKPTKRGCFDF; the protein is encoded by the coding sequence ATGTTTGGTTTAGCGTCCAGGCTCATCTATCGGAAGCGACGCTGGTTTCAGTGCTCTCTCGCAAGAACCTATCAGGCATTGAGTTCTGCGTCGGTAGACGATTTATGGCAGAAAGTAACCGATCTCGCAGATGTCTCCTGGCATCCCATTCTCGCCAGCACCAATGTTCCCAGGGGACTGGTGGTTAAACCTGGATTAATCTACCAGGGGTTTACCCGTCTGATTCCCATCCCGATTCAGATTTTCGTTGAGCGAGTGCGTCCTGGGGAGTTGCTCAGCATTCGTATTCTTGTTATGCCTGGTTTAGAAGAACAGGTCACCTATCAGGTTAAATCCACCGTTTGTGGGGCTTGTGTTTCCTATTCCGTCACTGTTCGAGGTTGGCTGTCTCCTTTGTTTTGGTCCCTGATTCGCCCTTTTGCTGAGCGTGTTGCATCTGATTTGGTTGAGGCGGCTGAGCAGGCAGTATCAGGTAATTTGAAGCCCACTAAAAGGGGTTGCTTCGATTTCTAA
- the cobU gene encoding bifunctional adenosylcobinamide kinase/adenosylcobinamide-phosphate guanylyltransferase encodes MHPNQLTLVTGPSRSGKSEWAETLAVRSGKAVIYVATAQMSQTDPEWQARIERHQQRRPPEWQTLHVPVELVATIQRAPANHCLLIDSLGTWLANLLDQQDTLWEATVQDLLRTLRQSSSRIILVAEEVGWGLVPPYPSGRTFRDRLGDLTRQIGAIAHPVYLVTAGYVLNLSTLGVPLDGMGNGGGNRDGLKVSKIKTDCR; translated from the coding sequence ATGCATCCCAATCAATTAACACTGGTGACCGGGCCATCCCGTTCAGGCAAGAGTGAATGGGCTGAAACCTTAGCCGTCCGCTCAGGTAAAGCCGTGATTTATGTAGCCACTGCTCAGATGTCACAAACTGATCCAGAGTGGCAAGCTCGAATTGAACGCCATCAGCAGCGCCGCCCACCCGAATGGCAGACTCTACACGTTCCCGTTGAATTGGTAGCAACGATTCAACGGGCACCTGCAAACCATTGTCTGCTGATCGATTCTTTGGGCACCTGGTTAGCGAACCTGCTAGATCAGCAAGATACCCTTTGGGAAGCAACGGTGCAAGACTTGCTGAGAACTTTGCGGCAAAGCTCTAGCAGGATTATTTTGGTGGCGGAGGAAGTTGGCTGGGGTCTGGTTCCACCCTATCCTTCTGGGCGAACCTTTCGCGATCGCCTGGGTGATTTGACCCGTCAGATTGGGGCGATCGCCCATCCGGTTTATTTAGTTACCGCTGGTTATGTTCTGAATTTGAGTACTTTGGGAGTCCCACTGGATGGGATGGGGAATGGAGGAGGAAACAGGGATGGATTAAAAGTCTCTAAGATAAAGACAGACTGTAGATAG
- a CDS encoding type IV pilus twitching motility protein PilT, producing MTAAQASDDPTTVDAPTSVRFIIQDAHDRGATALYLQTGRPPFYRLSGKLLPQEHIAPLTLDQFRHYLRELLSPQQLKHYLEHRKLDTNIRIPGFMQCRINCGPTAQGTDAISLNSIELDGPGLDVQRQGTVRAMVEDAFESGASDIHLQVGEVPRFRIQGKMVRQEHYGKVIARQFEEFIEEVLSPAQQEQFHIRQELDTAVLYEGLVRCRVNCSQSIMGGAMVLRLISLKVPTLEELGLPDMLAYLVEEKQGLILVTGPVNSGKSTTLAAMLRHLNDTLPRKIVTIEDPIEYVHESHNCLLTQREVGLHTHEFKEALRASLRQDPDVILIGEMRDRETVDTALRAAMTGHLVLGTLHTKGAVNAFKRLLNFYTPEEQETIRIQIVDALRAVIAQALVPTVIGGRTAALEIMLNTDAIRDYLQKGSIEEIYLLMEEGNDGSQTMNQALFDLYEAGVITPNDALAASLIPEDLNYMLKNHTRRSSRSGLISSEYFSR from the coding sequence ATGACCGCAGCTCAAGCTTCAGACGACCCTACCACTGTTGATGCCCCCACCTCAGTGCGATTCATCATTCAAGATGCTCACGATCGGGGCGCAACAGCGCTATACCTCCAGACTGGTCGCCCGCCGTTCTACCGACTCAGTGGCAAACTGCTGCCTCAAGAACACATCGCTCCCCTCACCCTTGACCAGTTCCGCCATTATCTGCGAGAACTGCTCTCTCCTCAGCAGCTTAAACACTACCTTGAGCATCGCAAGCTAGATACCAATATCCGCATTCCCGGATTTATGCAGTGTCGGATTAACTGTGGGCCTACGGCTCAGGGAACCGATGCAATTAGCCTTAACTCCATTGAGCTGGACGGACCAGGGTTGGATGTGCAACGTCAGGGGACGGTGCGGGCAATGGTGGAAGATGCCTTCGAGTCCGGTGCCTCAGACATTCACTTGCAGGTGGGAGAAGTTCCCCGCTTCAGAATTCAGGGCAAGATGGTGCGGCAGGAGCACTACGGAAAAGTCATCGCCCGCCAGTTTGAAGAATTTATCGAGGAGGTGTTATCGCCTGCCCAGCAGGAACAATTTCATATCCGTCAAGAACTGGATACGGCGGTTCTTTATGAGGGGCTGGTGCGCTGCCGGGTAAACTGCTCCCAGTCGATCATGGGAGGGGCGATGGTGCTCCGTCTAATTTCTCTAAAAGTCCCCACATTAGAGGAATTAGGATTGCCAGATATGCTGGCCTATTTGGTTGAAGAAAAACAAGGGTTGATCCTGGTTACAGGTCCTGTTAACTCTGGTAAATCTACAACACTGGCAGCCATGTTGCGGCATCTCAACGATACCCTGCCGCGCAAGATCGTCACCATTGAAGATCCGATCGAGTACGTTCACGAGTCGCACAATTGCCTGTTGACACAGCGAGAGGTGGGCTTACATACGCACGAGTTTAAGGAAGCATTGCGAGCATCTCTCCGGCAGGACCCGGATGTGATTTTGATTGGGGAGATGCGCGATCGGGAAACCGTAGACACCGCCCTCCGAGCGGCAATGACCGGGCACCTGGTGTTGGGTACTCTACACACGAAAGGGGCGGTGAATGCGTTTAAGCGGCTGCTTAACTTTTATACCCCAGAAGAACAGGAGACAATCCGGATTCAGATTGTGGATGCGCTGCGGGCAGTGATTGCACAAGCCCTGGTTCCTACGGTCATTGGTGGGCGAACTGCGGCATTGGAAATTATGCTCAACACCGATGCGATTCGGGATTATTTGCAGAAAGGTTCGATCGAAGAAATTTACCTACTGATGGAAGAAGGCAACGATGGTAGCCAAACCATGAACCAGGCACTATTTGACCTCTACGAAGCGGGGGTTATCACTCCCAACGATGCTTTGGCTGCCTCCCTGATTCCAGAAGACCTAAACTATATGCTGAAGAATCACACTCGCCGTTCCAGTCGATCGGGGTTAATATCATCGGAATATTTCAGTCGCTAG
- the yqeK gene encoding bis(5'-nucleosyl)-tetraphosphatase (symmetrical) YqeK, with product MRESFGNLDSPASRDARHLSSIRSSGNPSNHDFPPSEKSNEFRSSHLREQVLEWLDENVPVDRLQHILRVEAMAVKLAHYYQLDGVKAAQAGLMHDLAKFFKPKRLLQIAEVEGLEVDPVLRTNPHLLHAEAGAIVARDKFGIRDEEVLEAIRNHTLGNPKMPLLSCVVFLADSLEPGRGNTSELDHLRQLCWQNLHLAVCLTCDYSLRELMAAHRLIHPRMVLTRNWAMEVVREGKGLVGEKGERLGSEG from the coding sequence ATGCGTGAATCCTTCGGTAATTTGGATTCCCCTGCTTCAAGAGATGCAAGGCATCTAAGCTCAATTCGCTCGTCTGGGAATCCTTCCAATCATGATTTTCCTCCGTCTGAAAAGTCCAATGAGTTCCGTTCTTCTCATCTTCGTGAGCAGGTTCTGGAATGGCTAGATGAAAATGTTCCCGTCGATCGCCTCCAACACATTTTAAGAGTGGAGGCAATGGCAGTTAAGCTGGCTCATTACTACCAGCTTGATGGGGTTAAGGCAGCTCAAGCAGGTTTAATGCACGACCTGGCAAAGTTTTTCAAGCCAAAGCGTCTTTTACAAATTGCAGAGGTGGAGGGTTTAGAGGTAGACCCAGTACTTCGGACAAATCCCCATCTATTGCATGCAGAGGCAGGGGCGATCGTTGCCAGAGATAAATTTGGGATTCGCGATGAAGAAGTTTTAGAAGCAATTCGCAACCATACCCTGGGAAACCCCAAAATGCCCCTATTAAGCTGCGTTGTCTTTTTAGCAGATAGTTTGGAGCCGGGTCGGGGTAATACTTCTGAGTTAGACCATTTACGGCAGCTTTGCTGGCAAAACTTGCACCTGGCTGTTTGTCTGACCTGTGATTATTCATTGCGAGAATTGATGGCTGCCCACCGTTTGATTCATCCCCGTATGGTTCTAACCCGCAACTGGGCAATGGAAGTTGTCAGAGAGGGGAAGGGGCTGGTGGGGGAAAAGGGGGAGAGATTGGGGAGTGAGGGATGA
- the rsfS gene encoding ribosome silencing factor, translating into MPKISETQSSSVLGSDGTVSQSIDLQDSSLRLALAIAHAAEERKGADITLLRVTEVSSLADYFVIVTGFSKVQVRAIARAIEESVEQNLLKTPIRQEGQAEGSWILQDYGDVIVHILMPQERDFYGLEAFWGHAERVNVEALAS; encoded by the coding sequence ATGCCGAAAATTTCTGAAACACAATCTTCTTCTGTTTTAGGAAGTGATGGTACTGTTAGCCAGTCCATCGATTTGCAAGATTCTAGCCTGCGCCTGGCTTTGGCGATCGCCCATGCGGCGGAGGAACGCAAAGGAGCCGATATCACCCTCCTGCGGGTTACGGAAGTGTCTTCCTTAGCGGATTATTTTGTGATTGTGACAGGTTTTTCAAAGGTACAGGTTCGAGCGATCGCGCGGGCGATCGAAGAATCTGTAGAGCAAAACCTCCTGAAAACCCCCATCCGTCAGGAAGGGCAGGCGGAAGGTAGCTGGATCTTGCAGGATTATGGCGATGTCATCGTGCATATTCTAATGCCTCAAGAACGCGACTTTTACGGACTGGAAGCATTTTGGGGCCATGCCGAGCGGGTAAATGTGGAAGCCCTGGCAAGTTAG
- a CDS encoding carbohydrate ABC transporter permease: MPSAEKDRYQLMDNEAIAAWVFLAPALILLGIFVLYPIAYLFYLSFTTGSFTRAGTQWIGIRNYWRLLISPDFWQVFGNTLYFTLATVIPSLMLPLGLAVLLDRAFSLRGLLRTAYFIPSITSLVAVGLGFRWLFQTDGPLNHWLETVGINPVPWLSSTTWAMPVLILLSIWKQLGFNMVVFLSGLQTIPTSRYEAAELDGAGPWQKFWYITLPGLRPTLVFAAVTTAIFTLRSFEQVYVITGGGPLNSTNLLVYYIYDQAFAQFDFGYAAAAATLLLTATLVLVYFQLKVWEES, from the coding sequence ATGCCTTCAGCAGAGAAAGATCGCTATCAACTGATGGACAATGAGGCGATCGCTGCCTGGGTTTTCTTGGCTCCAGCGTTGATTTTGCTGGGTATTTTCGTGCTTTATCCGATCGCCTATCTCTTCTACCTCAGCTTTACAACAGGCAGCTTTACCCGTGCAGGTACTCAATGGATCGGGATCAGAAACTACTGGCGCTTGCTCATCAGCCCCGACTTCTGGCAGGTATTTGGAAATACCCTCTACTTCACTCTAGCCACCGTAATCCCCAGCCTGATGCTGCCGTTGGGGCTTGCCGTCTTGCTGGATCGTGCTTTTAGCCTGCGAGGTCTGCTTCGCACGGCTTATTTTATTCCCTCCATTACCTCATTGGTTGCAGTTGGGCTGGGTTTTCGCTGGCTATTCCAGACCGATGGTCCCCTCAATCACTGGTTAGAAACCGTTGGCATCAATCCGGTTCCCTGGCTCAGTAGCACCACCTGGGCAATGCCTGTGCTAATTCTGCTGAGTATTTGGAAACAACTCGGCTTCAATATGGTTGTTTTTCTGTCAGGACTCCAGACGATTCCCACAAGTCGCTATGAAGCAGCCGAACTGGATGGAGCCGGTCCCTGGCAAAAGTTTTGGTATATCACCTTACCGGGTTTACGCCCTACCCTGGTCTTTGCCGCTGTCACCACCGCCATTTTTACCCTGCGTAGCTTTGAACAGGTGTACGTAATTACAGGTGGGGGACCGCTAAATTCAACCAACCTGCTGGTTTATTACATCTACGACCAGGCATTTGCTCAATTTGATTTTGGTTATGCCGCAGCGGCAGCAACCCTACTCCTGACAGCAACCCTGGTGTTGGTTTATTTTCAGCTTAAAGTTTGGGAAGAGTCATAG
- a CDS encoding zinc metallopeptidase: protein MFLLHPSTLILIPGVILTFWAQHRVQHTYDKYSQVSSSLGMTGAEVAETILNRMGVNNVSVEPVAGQLTDHYDPGAKAVRLSETDSSHTPCPTP from the coding sequence ATGTTCTTGCTTCATCCCTCCACGTTGATCTTGATTCCAGGCGTGATTCTGACCTTTTGGGCGCAGCATCGAGTCCAGCACACTTACGACAAATATTCTCAGGTCTCTTCTAGTTTGGGGATGACTGGGGCTGAAGTGGCAGAGACCATTCTCAACCGCATGGGTGTGAACAACGTTAGTGTTGAACCTGTAGCAGGACAACTCACTGACCATTACGATCCCGGTGCCAAAGCCGTTCGGTTATCTGAAACAGACTCGTCCCACACCCCATGCCCTACTCCCTAA
- a CDS encoding peroxiredoxin, whose translation MSVLCFMLTRRSLLCLLLSLCLTLLTWFNLTPSADALGGPQPALNQPAPEFTLPTNTGDGTISLSSYRGKWVVVYFYPKDFTSGCTLEARRFQQDMPKYVSRNTQILGVSADSVDSHAKFCDSEGLKFPLLADTDGAISKAYGSWMGIASLRHTYIVDPQGNLRATFTGVNPAVHSVEVLAALDELQDEG comes from the coding sequence GTGTCTGTTCTATGTTTCATGCTGACCCGGCGATCGCTTCTCTGCCTCCTGCTCTCTCTCTGTCTCACGCTCCTTACCTGGTTTAACCTGACTCCATCTGCTGACGCCCTTGGTGGACCTCAACCCGCGCTTAACCAACCTGCACCCGAATTCACCCTGCCCACGAATACGGGCGATGGCACAATTTCTCTATCTAGCTACCGTGGCAAGTGGGTCGTGGTCTATTTCTATCCCAAAGATTTCACCTCTGGCTGCACCCTGGAAGCCCGTCGCTTTCAACAGGATATGCCCAAGTATGTGAGCCGGAATACGCAAATTTTGGGAGTCAGTGCCGATTCCGTCGATTCCCATGCCAAGTTTTGTGATTCTGAAGGGCTTAAGTTCCCCCTTCTAGCGGACACAGACGGCGCGATTAGTAAAGCGTATGGTTCCTGGATGGGAATTGCCTCTCTCCGTCACACCTACATTGTTGATCCCCAAGGAAACCTGCGAGCAACCTTTACCGGGGTTAATCCTGCTGTGCATAGTGTAGAGGTGCTGGCAGCGTTGGATGAACTTCAGGATGAGGGATGA
- a CDS encoding alpha/beta fold hydrolase, translating into MTPLASEWQHRFIETNKIRLHCVTQGEGDLVVLLHGFPEFWYSWRFQIPALARYFKVVAPDLRGYNDSDKPRGGYDLDTLSEDIRGLIEALGYTRAHIVGHDWGGAIAWNIAQKFPQYLNRLVILNAPPAQRLVQEMVSNLDQLRRSWYVLAFQVPGIPEWLIQQNLKEFVKRVFQEQAVRKGAFSSENTEIYQTALAKPGVLSAALSYYRQMLSPWNWLKDWGQTPNPITAPTLVLWGEEDAVLSQTLTKDLDRLIQAPYELKFVPHCGHWIQQEAPQTVNRELLAFLRQI; encoded by the coding sequence ATGACTCCTTTGGCTTCTGAATGGCAACATCGTTTCATTGAAACAAATAAGATTCGCCTGCACTGTGTGACTCAGGGGGAAGGGGATCTGGTGGTTTTGCTGCATGGGTTCCCTGAATTTTGGTACTCCTGGCGGTTTCAGATTCCAGCCCTGGCTCGTTACTTTAAGGTGGTTGCACCCGATTTGCGGGGGTACAACGATTCGGATAAACCCAGAGGTGGCTACGATCTGGACACGCTGAGTGAAGATATTCGAGGACTGATTGAAGCATTGGGCTACACCCGTGCTCACATTGTTGGGCATGATTGGGGGGGCGCGATCGCCTGGAATATTGCTCAGAAATTTCCCCAATACCTGAACCGTCTGGTGATTCTCAACGCGCCCCCAGCCCAACGCCTTGTCCAGGAAATGGTCAGCAATTTGGATCAACTGCGGCGTAGTTGGTACGTTCTGGCGTTTCAAGTTCCGGGCATACCAGAGTGGTTAATTCAGCAAAACTTGAAAGAGTTTGTCAAACGTGTATTTCAAGAGCAAGCCGTGCGCAAAGGGGCGTTTTCCTCAGAAAACACAGAAATCTACCAAACTGCCCTGGCAAAACCAGGGGTTCTGTCCGCCGCCCTCAGCTACTACCGCCAGATGCTTTCCCCCTGGAATTGGTTAAAGGATTGGGGACAGACTCCAAACCCTATTACTGCGCCCACCCTGGTGTTGTGGGGAGAGGAAGATGCGGTACTCAGTCAGACACTTACAAAAGACCTGGATCGCCTGATCCAGGCTCCCTACGAACTCAAGTTTGTTCCCCACTGTGGTCACTGGATTCAGCAGGAAGCACCCCAGACGGTCAATCGTGAATTGCTGGCGTTTTTAAGGCAAATTTGA
- a CDS encoding glutamate--tRNA ligase, which translates to MSVRVRLAPSPTGNLHIGTARTAVFNWLFARHNGGTFVLRIEDTDLERSRPEYTQNIIDGLTWLGLTWDEGPSFQSKRMELYRQKVQELLDKGLAYRAYDTPEELDAMREAQKARSEAPR; encoded by the coding sequence ATGTCCGTTCGTGTTCGTCTTGCTCCCAGTCCGACTGGAAACTTACATATTGGCACTGCCCGCACTGCCGTTTTTAACTGGTTGTTTGCCCGTCATAATGGCGGCACCTTTGTTCTCAGAATTGAAGATACGGATCTGGAGCGATCGCGCCCTGAATACACTCAAAACATTATTGATGGCTTGACCTGGTTAGGTTTGACCTGGGATGAGGGACCTTCTTTCCAAAGCAAGCGCATGGAATTGTACCGTCAAAAGGTACAGGAACTGCTGGACAAGGGCCTGGCGTATCGTGCCTATGATACGCCGGAGGAGTTGGACGCCATGCGGGAAGCCCAGAAAGCCAGAAGTGAAGCTCCCCGTTGA
- the gltX gene encoding glutamate--tRNA ligase → MKLPVDDNRHRNLTPEQQAAFEAEGRSSVIRFRIDDKREISWNDLVRGKVTWKGRDLGGDMVIARAASNHEIGQPLYNFVVVVDDIDMAISHVVRGEDHIGNTPKQILLYEALGATVPQFGHTPLILNQAGAKLSKRSGVTSIFDFKQMGYTAEAITNYMTLLGWSPPEGMAEIFSLEEAAKEFSFDRVNKAGAKFDWDKLNWLNSQYLHKMPIGQLTDLLIPYWQAAGYEHDWAGERPWLEQLTALIGPSLTRLEEAVPMSRYLFVSDAGFTAEAIKKLHQEGSAAIVEAILVAIDQYQPLTETSTQELLKQVAAQLNQKEGKLKPILRVALTGDTRGPDLIQSWLLLHQRGWDKPRLEQALAETKG, encoded by the coding sequence GTGAAGCTCCCCGTTGATGACAACCGCCACCGAAATTTGACCCCTGAGCAACAAGCTGCCTTTGAGGCGGAAGGACGTTCATCGGTGATCCGGTTCAGAATTGACGATAAACGGGAGATTAGCTGGAACGATTTGGTTCGCGGCAAAGTGACCTGGAAGGGGCGTGACTTGGGCGGCGATATGGTGATTGCGCGGGCTGCTTCAAATCATGAAATTGGACAACCGCTCTACAACTTTGTCGTAGTAGTGGATGACATTGATATGGCAATCAGCCATGTGGTTCGAGGCGAAGACCACATTGGGAATACCCCCAAGCAAATTCTGCTGTATGAAGCTTTAGGAGCAACCGTACCGCAGTTTGGTCACACCCCCTTGATTCTGAACCAGGCCGGGGCAAAACTGTCTAAGCGGAGTGGGGTCACGTCCATTTTTGACTTCAAGCAGATGGGCTACACAGCAGAGGCAATCACCAACTATATGACCTTACTTGGCTGGTCTCCTCCCGAAGGGATGGCCGAAATTTTCAGCCTGGAAGAAGCAGCCAAGGAGTTTAGTTTTGACCGGGTTAACAAAGCGGGTGCCAAATTTGATTGGGACAAGCTCAACTGGCTGAACAGCCAATACCTGCACAAAATGCCGATCGGTCAACTGACCGATTTGCTCATACCCTACTGGCAAGCAGCGGGGTATGAGCATGACTGGGCAGGAGAACGCCCCTGGTTGGAACAACTGACTGCCCTCATTGGCCCTAGTTTGACCCGTTTGGAAGAAGCGGTTCCCATGTCTCGTTATCTATTTGTAAGTGATGCTGGGTTTACCGCCGAGGCAATCAAAAAATTGCACCAGGAAGGCTCTGCTGCGATCGTTGAAGCAATTTTGGTGGCGATCGATCAATATCAGCCCCTTACCGAAACCAGCACCCAAGAACTGCTGAAGCAGGTTGCAGCCCAACTTAACCAGAAGGAAGGAAAACTCAAACCCATTCTGCGGGTTGCACTGACGGGCGACACCCGTGGTCCCGATCTGATCCAATCCTGGCTGCTTCTGCATCAGCGAGGCTGGGATAAACCGCGATTGGAGCAGGCGTTGGCGGAAACGAAGGGGTGA